A genomic stretch from Bradyrhizobium sp. 195 includes:
- a CDS encoding MarR family winged helix-turn-helix transcriptional regulator, producing the protein MPEPTREQVEQLTRAFERFTRRFKVAEAVAAAENALNALDAQTLMFIAEHPGCGMGDVARYLNVAMTTMSSAVDRLVKKDLIERRRPEDNRRAVALSANEKGRQVVDEHIEGYRQACRTMLQALETSEQDELIRLTEKIADNET; encoded by the coding sequence ATGCCTGAACCAACCCGAGAACAAGTCGAGCAATTGACGCGCGCGTTCGAACGTTTCACGCGCCGGTTCAAGGTGGCCGAGGCGGTCGCTGCGGCCGAAAACGCACTCAACGCGCTCGATGCCCAGACTCTGATGTTCATCGCCGAACATCCTGGTTGCGGCATGGGCGATGTCGCGCGCTATCTCAATGTCGCGATGACGACGATGTCCTCTGCCGTCGATCGGCTGGTGAAGAAAGACCTGATCGAGCGTCGCCGTCCCGAGGACAATCGCCGCGCGGTCGCCCTGAGCGCGAACGAAAAGGGGCGCCAGGTGGTTGACGAGCACATCGAAGGCTACCGGCAGGCATGTCGGACCATGCTCCAGGCGCTGGAGACGTCCGAACAGGACGAACTGATCCGTCTGACTGAAAAAATTGCCGACAACGAAACTTGA
- a CDS encoding (2Fe-2S)-binding protein has translation MAIVINGIAHPAPDDPRISLLDLLRERLGLTGTKLGCNQGGCGACTVLIDGERVLSCLTLAVQADGREVRTIEGLAPEDGELHPLQHAFIEHEGFQCGYCTPGQICSAIAMIEELRRGDPSYVTADLTEGPTGPRRHEIRERMSGNLCRCGAHNGIIDAIEKLMDGEAA, from the coding sequence ATGGCTATCGTCATCAACGGAATCGCACATCCTGCGCCCGACGACCCCAGGATTTCCCTGCTCGATCTACTCCGGGAGCGTCTCGGGCTGACCGGGACGAAGCTGGGCTGCAACCAGGGCGGCTGCGGCGCGTGCACCGTCCTCATCGACGGCGAGCGGGTCCTGTCGTGCCTGACGCTGGCCGTTCAGGCCGATGGCCGCGAGGTGCGCACCATTGAGGGCTTGGCGCCTGAAGACGGAGAGCTGCATCCGCTGCAGCATGCCTTCATCGAGCACGAGGGCTTCCAGTGCGGTTATTGCACGCCAGGCCAGATCTGCTCGGCGATCGCCATGATCGAGGAATTGCGTCGTGGCGATCCCAGCTACGTCACGGCCGACCTCACCGAAGGCCCAACAGGCCCACGGCGCCACGAAATCCGCGAGCGCATGAGCGGCAATCTGTGCCGCTGCGGCGCTCACAACGGGATCATCGATGCCATCGAGAAGCTGATGGACGGAGAAGCGGCATGA
- a CDS encoding FAD binding domain-containing protein, with protein sequence MRTFAYQRVADQASALSAAAAGPVRYLGGGTNLVDLMRQNIEAPQALVDVSRLPAEIIEMPDGGLKIGAAVRNSTLAAHPAVRARYPMLSRALLAGASAQIRNMATVGGNILQRTRCAYFYDAEGSHCNKREQHAGCDAIGGFNRYHAILGASPHCIATHPSDMCVALAALDATVHLAGDGGERSVALTDFHRLPGETPQIETVLHPGELITAIELPPGPAAARSTYRKVRDRSSYAFALISVAAGVDVVDGKIRDVRIALGGVAAKPWRARQAEKMLLGEAPTPDRFRASADAELAAASTLDGNTFKVELAKRTIVAVLAQLTGADA encoded by the coding sequence ATGAGAACCTTCGCTTATCAGCGCGTCGCCGATCAGGCTTCGGCCCTGTCCGCCGCGGCCGCCGGACCCGTCCGCTACCTCGGTGGTGGCACCAATCTCGTCGATCTGATGCGACAGAATATCGAGGCGCCCCAGGCGCTGGTCGATGTCTCGCGCCTGCCGGCCGAGATCATCGAAATGCCGGACGGAGGCCTCAAGATCGGCGCGGCGGTGCGCAACAGCACGCTGGCTGCGCATCCCGCCGTGCGTGCGCGCTATCCGATGCTGTCGCGCGCGTTGCTGGCCGGAGCCTCCGCGCAAATCCGCAACATGGCGACGGTCGGGGGCAACATCCTTCAGCGCACGCGGTGCGCCTATTTCTACGATGCGGAGGGCTCGCACTGTAACAAGCGCGAGCAGCATGCCGGCTGCGACGCCATCGGCGGCTTCAACCGCTATCATGCGATCCTTGGCGCATCGCCGCACTGTATCGCCACCCATCCATCGGACATGTGCGTCGCGCTTGCGGCGCTCGATGCGACGGTTCATCTCGCCGGCGACGGAGGCGAGCGCAGCGTCGCTCTGACCGATTTCCATCGCTTGCCGGGCGAGACGCCGCAGATCGAGACGGTCCTGCATCCCGGCGAACTGATCACCGCGATCGAGCTGCCGCCGGGCCCGGCGGCCGCGCGCTCGACCTATCGCAAGGTCCGCGATCGTTCGAGCTACGCATTCGCGCTGATATCAGTCGCAGCCGGTGTAGATGTCGTCGACGGAAAGATCCGGGATGTCCGGATCGCGCTCGGCGGCGTGGCCGCCAAGCCATGGCGCGCGCGGCAGGCCGAGAAAATGCTGCTGGGCGAGGCGCCGACGCCGGATCGCTTTCGTGCATCGGCCGACGCCGAACTGGCGGCAGCCAGCACGCTTGACGGCAATACCTTCAAGGTCGAGCTCGCGAAGCGGACCATCGTGGCCGTGCTCGCCCAACTGACAGGAGCGGACGCATGA
- a CDS encoding xanthine dehydrogenase family protein molybdopterin-binding subunit: MGYVPGSWLPGGTPDPLIDKRVNLGTQQSRIDGPDKVKGAARFAAEVPMEGLLYAAFVHSTIARGRIAQIDVAAAEAADGVALVMTHRNAPKMALPPPIGLTNLKAAGNNILSVMQDAEIRWNGQTVAVVLARTQEQANFAASLVIVRYEPVAARTEFEAGKANARTPDSLMIERNRLKKGDADTAFRTAATVVDAVYRTPWESHSPIEPHAATIRWDGDRLIVHDATQMLNGTAGSLAKVFDIKEAQVFVSSPFVGGGFGGKGLWDHQILGAAAAKLAKRPVRLVLSRASMQRLVGGRSQTEQRVALAADRDGKLTALLHHGYSVKPAHSVTDEAFTLTSRSLYAAGSFDIVQHAIDLDLLANTFMRAPGEAPGTFAIESAMDELAHELQIDPIELRRRNIGHADPVSGAPHSQSDLMLAYELGAKRFGWERRPSRPRSSKEGEWLVGMGCASGSFPYVRMPGMSARITIDTDGRATVASAAHEMGMGTATVQRQHAADRLGLPLDRVTVRIGDTSLPFGSFAGGSSQTASLGAAINAASTKLAGELLRLAGNDTPLAGLRANEIEFADAGLRKVGDPLRHESFASILKRAARSEISVVGESSAPLEVLKFSMHSRSAIFCELRVSEVTGEVRVDRLVGSFDCGRILNPKTAASQFRGGMIMGLGMALTEETLLDERSGRIISASIADYHIPAHLDVPEIDVLWTDIPDPRTPMGARGIGEIGIAGVAAAIANAAFNATGKRIRDLPMTPDKLLLA; this comes from the coding sequence ATGGGCTACGTTCCCGGCAGCTGGCTGCCGGGCGGCACGCCGGATCCGCTGATCGACAAGCGGGTCAACCTCGGGACGCAGCAGTCGCGCATCGACGGCCCCGACAAGGTGAAGGGCGCCGCTCGCTTTGCGGCGGAAGTTCCCATGGAAGGGCTGCTCTACGCGGCTTTCGTCCACTCCACGATCGCGCGCGGACGCATTGCCCAAATCGACGTCGCTGCCGCCGAGGCGGCGGACGGCGTGGCGCTGGTGATGACCCACCGCAACGCCCCGAAAATGGCACTGCCGCCGCCGATCGGCCTGACAAATCTGAAAGCCGCCGGCAACAACATCCTGTCCGTGATGCAGGACGCGGAGATCCGCTGGAACGGCCAGACGGTGGCCGTCGTGCTCGCACGGACGCAGGAACAGGCGAACTTCGCCGCGTCGCTGGTCATCGTCCGCTACGAGCCGGTCGCTGCGCGGACGGAGTTCGAGGCCGGCAAGGCGAATGCCCGCACGCCGGATTCGTTGATGATCGAGCGAAACCGGCTGAAGAAGGGCGATGCGGATACCGCATTCAGGACAGCAGCCACCGTTGTCGATGCCGTCTATCGCACGCCCTGGGAAAGTCACAGCCCCATCGAACCCCATGCTGCGACCATCCGTTGGGACGGTGACCGGCTGATCGTGCATGACGCCACCCAGATGTTGAACGGCACGGCCGGTTCGCTGGCAAAGGTGTTCGACATCAAAGAGGCGCAGGTCTTCGTCAGCTCGCCCTTCGTCGGCGGTGGCTTTGGCGGCAAGGGATTGTGGGATCATCAGATCCTCGGCGCCGCGGCGGCAAAACTCGCAAAGCGGCCAGTCCGGCTGGTGTTGTCGCGGGCCAGCATGCAGCGCCTCGTCGGCGGCCGTTCGCAGACCGAGCAACGCGTGGCGCTCGCGGCCGACCGCGACGGCAAGCTGACGGCGCTTCTTCATCACGGCTATTCGGTCAAGCCCGCGCACAGCGTGACCGACGAGGCGTTCACGCTGACCAGCCGATCGCTCTACGCGGCAGGAAGCTTCGACATCGTGCAGCACGCCATCGACCTCGACCTGCTCGCCAACACGTTCATGCGCGCGCCGGGCGAGGCGCCAGGGACGTTCGCGATCGAGAGTGCGATGGACGAGCTGGCGCATGAACTTCAGATCGACCCGATCGAACTGAGGCGTCGCAACATCGGCCACGCCGATCCGGTCAGCGGTGCGCCGCATTCGCAGAGTGACCTGATGCTGGCCTACGAGCTCGGCGCGAAACGCTTCGGCTGGGAGCGCCGTCCATCCAGACCGCGTTCGAGCAAGGAGGGCGAGTGGCTGGTTGGTATGGGATGCGCGTCAGGCTCGTTTCCCTACGTGCGGATGCCGGGCATGTCGGCCCGGATCACGATCGACACCGATGGTCGCGCGACCGTGGCGAGTGCCGCGCACGAGATGGGCATGGGTACGGCAACCGTGCAGCGGCAGCATGCCGCCGATCGTCTCGGACTGCCGCTCGACCGCGTCACCGTTCGGATCGGCGACACCAGCCTGCCGTTCGGTAGCTTCGCCGGCGGTTCGTCGCAAACGGCGTCGCTTGGCGCAGCGATCAACGCGGCGAGCACGAAGCTCGCCGGCGAACTGCTGCGCCTGGCCGGCAACGACACGCCGCTGGCCGGCCTGCGGGCGAACGAGATCGAATTCGCCGATGCAGGTTTGCGCAAGGTCGGCGATCCGTTGCGCCATGAAAGCTTCGCATCGATCCTCAAGCGGGCGGCGCGCAGCGAAATCAGCGTCGTCGGCGAAAGCTCGGCGCCCCTGGAGGTGCTGAAATTCTCGATGCACAGCCGGTCCGCGATCTTCTGCGAATTGCGCGTCAGCGAGGTGACGGGGGAAGTGCGCGTCGACCGTCTCGTCGGGTCGTTCGATTGCGGTCGCATCCTCAATCCGAAGACAGCAGCCAGCCAGTTTCGCGGCGGCATGATCATGGGACTAGGCATGGCGCTGACGGAAGAGACCCTGCTCGATGAGCGCAGCGGGCGGATCATCAGTGCGTCCATCGCAGACTATCATATCCCGGCCCATCTCGACGTGCCCGAGATCGACGTGTTGTGGACCGATATTCCCGATCCTCGCACTCCGATGGGCGCGCGCGGCATCGGCGAGATCGGCATCGCGGGCGTCGCTGCGGCGATCGCGAATGCCGCGTTCAACGCCACCGGCAAGCGCATCCGCGATCTGCCGATGACGCCGGACAAGCTGCTGTTGGCTTGA
- a CDS encoding ROK family protein yields the protein MATDELVKTTGIAQHGAGRLPSVEVDSFNIEIKDEDGFLGDRASKGAFREILEAWRKPLRKSGEDPFGDEPSDKISKKVLDAVLVGDDTEATAVVHSAIEDFAQELAYVTRRFLKTKAWAKTECIVVGGGFRASRLGEISIARAEIILKSEGFKVDLVPIRFDPDDAGLIGALHLAPSWIFEAYDSILAVDIGGTNIRCGIVETRWKKAPDLSKAVVFKSDLWRHADDEPSREAAVKRLVKMLEGLIEDAAAEGFKLAPFIGIACPGVINKDGSIEKGAQNLPGNWESSKFNLPASLVEAIPVIGEHDTAVLMHNDGVVQGLSEVPFMQDFQRWGVLTIGTGLGNARFTNRRKENGNGKDRDSTENGKKKGKNDKE from the coding sequence ATGGCAACAGACGAATTGGTGAAGACGACGGGCATCGCCCAGCACGGGGCCGGCCGCCTGCCGTCTGTCGAGGTCGACAGTTTCAACATCGAGATCAAGGACGAGGACGGCTTTCTCGGCGACCGCGCCAGCAAGGGGGCGTTTCGCGAGATTCTCGAGGCGTGGCGCAAGCCGCTGCGCAAGAGCGGCGAGGATCCCTTCGGCGACGAGCCGTCCGACAAGATCAGCAAGAAGGTCCTCGATGCCGTTCTGGTCGGCGACGATACCGAGGCCACCGCCGTGGTGCACAGCGCGATCGAGGATTTTGCGCAGGAGCTGGCTTACGTCACGCGGCGGTTTCTCAAGACCAAGGCTTGGGCCAAGACCGAGTGCATCGTGGTCGGCGGCGGCTTTCGGGCCTCCAGGCTGGGCGAGATTTCCATTGCCCGGGCCGAGATCATCCTGAAATCGGAAGGCTTCAAGGTCGACCTGGTGCCGATCCGCTTCGATCCCGACGATGCCGGGCTGATCGGGGCCCTGCACCTCGCACCGTCCTGGATTTTCGAGGCCTATGACAGCATCCTCGCGGTCGACATCGGCGGCACCAATATCCGTTGCGGCATCGTCGAGACCCGTTGGAAGAAGGCGCCTGATCTGTCCAAGGCGGTCGTCTTCAAATCCGACCTGTGGCGCCACGCCGATGACGAGCCGAGCCGCGAAGCCGCGGTCAAGCGGCTGGTCAAGATGCTCGAAGGCCTGATCGAGGACGCCGCGGCCGAAGGCTTCAAGCTCGCGCCGTTCATCGGCATCGCCTGTCCCGGCGTGATCAACAAGGACGGCTCCATCGAGAAGGGCGCGCAGAACCTGCCGGGCAATTGGGAGAGCAGCAAGTTCAACCTGCCGGCGAGCCTCGTCGAAGCCATCCCCGTCATCGGCGAGCACGACACCGCGGTCCTGATGCACAATGACGGCGTGGTTCAGGGCCTCTCGGAAGTGCCGTTCATGCAGGATTTCCAGCGCTGGGGCGTGCTCACCATCGGCACTGGCCTCGGCAATGCGCGCTTCACCAACCGCCGCAAGGAGAACGGCAACGGCAAGGACCGGGATTCCACGGAGAACGGGAAGAAAAAAGGTAAGAACGACAAGGAGTAA
- the rplU gene encoding 50S ribosomal protein L21 — MFAVIKTGGKQYRVEPDDVLEVGKIEGEVGSIMQLNEVLVVGGDTPVLGIPTVAGASVAVEVLDHKRGPKVIAFKKRRRKNSRRKRGYRDEITVLRISEILTDGAKPTKGPRPKREKVAKEPAAEAAE; from the coding sequence ATGTTCGCAGTCATCAAAACCGGCGGCAAGCAATACCGCGTCGAGCCGGATGATGTTCTCGAAGTAGGCAAGATCGAAGGCGAAGTCGGCTCGATCATGCAGTTGAATGAAGTGCTGGTCGTCGGCGGCGACACGCCGGTGCTGGGCATTCCGACGGTCGCAGGCGCGTCCGTTGCGGTCGAGGTGCTCGACCACAAGCGCGGCCCCAAGGTCATCGCGTTCAAGAAGCGCCGCCGCAAGAATTCGCGCCGCAAACGCGGCTATCGCGACGAGATCACGGTTCTGCGCATCAGCGAGATCCTGACCGACGGCGCCAAGCCCACCAAGGGCCCGCGTCCGAAGCGGGAGAAGGTGGCGAAGGAGCCGGCAGCGGAAGCCGCCGAATAA
- the rpmA gene encoding 50S ribosomal protein L27, with protein MAHKKAGGSSRNGRDSKGKRLGIKAFGGEVVIPGNIIARQRGTTWHPGLNVGMGTDHTLFAKIEGRVTFQAKANGRTFVSVLPIAEAAE; from the coding sequence ATGGCTCACAAAAAAGCAGGCGGTTCATCGCGCAACGGACGCGATTCCAAGGGTAAGCGCCTCGGTATCAAGGCGTTCGGCGGGGAAGTTGTGATTCCCGGCAACATCATTGCGCGTCAGCGCGGCACCACCTGGCACCCCGGCCTTAATGTCGGCATGGGCACGGACCACACTCTGTTCGCCAAGATCGAGGGTCGCGTCACGTTCCAGGCCAAAGCCAACGGCCGCACTTTCGTATCGGTACTCCCGATCGCAGAGGCGGCTGAATAG
- a CDS encoding GNAT family N-acetyltransferase, which yields MLQDFSSVTLAEARPSVVATERLTLRRPTLADVRTIAQLANDRRIAENTRRLPHPYSQDDAIEFVRATAALGSETVFLIEHDTGPVGMVGIDCSKPGDAELGYWLGVEHWGQGFATEAARGAIDFFFEEFEDEHLYAGARVTNPASRKVLEKCGFQWSGVQLHRFLALGSSTPVDCFRLSRGVWASLKSWSSARRMR from the coding sequence ATGTTGCAGGATTTCTCGAGCGTGACCTTGGCTGAGGCGAGACCCAGCGTTGTCGCCACCGAACGGCTGACCTTGCGACGGCCGACCCTTGCCGACGTCAGGACCATCGCCCAGCTCGCCAACGACCGCCGCATCGCGGAAAACACCCGCCGCCTCCCGCATCCCTATTCGCAGGACGACGCCATCGAATTCGTCCGCGCCACCGCCGCGCTCGGCAGCGAGACCGTATTCCTGATCGAGCACGACACCGGACCGGTCGGCATGGTCGGCATCGACTGCTCAAAGCCCGGCGATGCCGAGCTCGGCTACTGGCTCGGCGTCGAGCATTGGGGCCAGGGCTTTGCCACCGAGGCCGCGCGCGGCGCGATCGACTTCTTCTTCGAGGAGTTCGAAGACGAGCATCTCTATGCCGGCGCGCGCGTCACCAACCCGGCCTCGCGCAAGGTGCTGGAGAAGTGCGGCTTCCAGTGGAGCGGCGTGCAGCTGCATCGCTTTCTCGCGCTGGGCTCCTCGACGCCCGTCGACTGCTTCCGCCTGTCGCGCGGGGTGTGGGCCTCGCTGAAGAGCTGGAGTAGCGCGAGACGGATGAGGTGA
- a CDS encoding DMT family transporter: MPFFKSLSAYDDRSARLAGIGLMVLSIFMFSFGDAMGKFLVGTYSVGQLLFLRACAALLLLSPLIWKQRHQFLHLERPRLQLFRVVLSTLEVAAFFLATVYLPLADVITYYLAGPIFVTAMSAIFLGEKVGWRRWTAILIGFCGVLIALRPSAQTVSLPALIALGGSLSFATLMLITRSLRKTPDIVMASSQFVGTFSLGAVLSAFHWVPPTSGSLVIFATAGLVSVTALFCVNRSLKLAPASVVVPYQYSMIVWAVIFGFVVFGDVPSMATLIGAAIIIGAGFYIYLRERDLGREGADVNPPA; this comes from the coding sequence ATGCCCTTCTTCAAATCTCTCTCCGCCTATGATGATCGATCCGCGCGCCTGGCCGGCATCGGCCTGATGGTGCTGTCGATCTTCATGTTCTCGTTCGGCGACGCCATGGGCAAGTTCCTGGTCGGGACCTATTCGGTGGGGCAACTCCTGTTCCTGCGCGCCTGCGCGGCGCTGCTGCTGCTGTCGCCGCTGATCTGGAAGCAGCGGCACCAGTTCCTGCATCTGGAGCGGCCGCGCCTGCAGCTGTTCCGCGTCGTGCTCTCGACGCTGGAGGTCGCCGCCTTCTTCCTCGCCACGGTCTATCTGCCGCTCGCCGACGTCATCACGTACTATCTGGCCGGGCCGATCTTCGTCACCGCGATGTCGGCGATCTTCCTGGGCGAGAAGGTCGGCTGGCGGCGCTGGACGGCGATCCTGATCGGCTTCTGCGGCGTCCTGATCGCGCTGCGGCCGTCGGCGCAGACCGTCAGCCTACCGGCCCTGATCGCGCTCGGCGGCAGCCTGTCCTTCGCGACGCTGATGCTGATCACACGCAGCCTGCGCAAGACGCCCGACATCGTGATGGCATCCTCGCAATTTGTCGGCACGTTTTCGCTGGGGGCGGTGCTGTCGGCATTCCACTGGGTGCCGCCGACCTCGGGCAGCCTCGTGATCTTCGCTACCGCCGGGCTGGTTTCGGTGACCGCGTTGTTCTGCGTCAACCGGTCCCTGAAACTCGCGCCGGCGAGCGTCGTGGTGCCCTACCAATATTCGATGATCGTCTGGGCCGTGATCTTCGGCTTCGTGGTGTTCGGCGACGTGCCGTCAATGGCGACGCTGATCGGCGCCGCCATCATCATCGGCGCGGGGTTCTACATTTATTTGCGCGAGCGGGATTTGGGGCGTGAGGGCGCCGACGTGAATCCGCCGGCGTGA
- a CDS encoding MaoC family dehydratase: MTDFDPTQHRMIPTQRWFEDFVIGERFVLPSRTQTPAIFAAFQTASGDTHPVHYDLEYCRSRGMPHLLAHGFQTLIHTAPGAGLFPFMVEESLVGFLEQSSRFLKPVFADDTLYPALEVTELVPGRTTGVVTLGSTVFNQRKELVLEGTQKFLIRRRPL, translated from the coding sequence ATGACCGATTTCGATCCGACCCAGCATCGCATGATCCCCACGCAACGCTGGTTTGAGGATTTCGTCATCGGCGAACGCTTCGTGCTGCCGAGCCGGACCCAGACGCCGGCGATCTTCGCGGCGTTTCAGACCGCGAGCGGCGATACCCATCCCGTGCACTACGATTTGGAATATTGCCGCAGCCGCGGCATGCCGCACCTGCTTGCCCACGGCTTCCAGACCCTGATCCACACCGCGCCCGGCGCCGGCCTGTTTCCGTTCATGGTCGAGGAATCCCTGGTCGGCTTCCTCGAGCAATCGAGCCGGTTTCTCAAACCGGTCTTCGCCGACGACACCCTCTATCCCGCGCTCGAGGTCACCGAGCTGGTGCCGGGCCGTACGACCGGCGTGGTGACGCTGGGCAGTACCGTGTTCAACCAGCGCAAGGAGCTGGTGCTGGAGGGCACGCAGAAATTCCTGATCCGGCGGCGGCCCCTCTGA
- the obgE gene encoding GTPase ObgE, with the protein MKFLDEAKVYIRSGDGGNGCVAFRREKFIEFGGPSGGNGGRGGNVIIEVADGLNTLIDYRYQQHFKAQKGENGSGSDRHGANGKNIVLKVPVGTQIFDEDRETLIHDFTNVGEKFVLAEGGNGGFGNAHFKTSTNRAPRNANPGQVGEERWIWLRLKLIADAGLVGMPNAGKSTFLSKVSAARPKIADYPFTTLHPQLGVVNADGREFVLADIPGLIEGAHEGTGLGDRFLGHVERCRVLLHLIDATCEHAGKAYKTVRKELDAYGGLLTDKIEIVALNKIDAVEPDELKKQKDRLKRAAKKTPLLLSGITGDGVKEALRALVEVIGEAPVSAKAKSAAEAEPWSV; encoded by the coding sequence ATGAAATTCCTCGACGAAGCAAAGGTCTATATCCGCTCCGGTGACGGCGGGAACGGCTGCGTGGCGTTCCGCCGCGAGAAGTTCATCGAATTCGGCGGTCCCTCCGGCGGCAATGGCGGCCGCGGCGGCAATGTCATCATCGAGGTCGCCGACGGCCTCAACACGCTGATCGACTACCGCTACCAGCAGCACTTCAAGGCCCAGAAGGGCGAGAACGGCTCAGGCTCGGACCGCCACGGCGCCAACGGCAAGAACATCGTGCTGAAGGTTCCTGTCGGCACGCAGATCTTCGACGAGGACCGCGAGACGCTGATCCACGACTTCACCAATGTCGGCGAAAAGTTCGTGCTGGCTGAGGGCGGCAATGGCGGCTTCGGCAACGCACATTTCAAAACCTCGACCAACCGCGCGCCGCGCAACGCCAATCCCGGCCAAGTGGGCGAAGAGCGCTGGATCTGGCTGCGACTGAAACTCATTGCCGATGCCGGTCTCGTCGGCATGCCCAATGCCGGCAAGTCGACCTTCCTGTCCAAGGTCAGCGCGGCGCGGCCGAAGATCGCCGACTATCCCTTCACCACGCTGCATCCGCAGCTCGGCGTCGTGAACGCCGACGGCCGCGAGTTCGTGCTAGCCGACATTCCTGGCCTGATCGAAGGCGCGCATGAAGGCACCGGTCTCGGCGACCGCTTCCTCGGCCATGTCGAGCGCTGCCGCGTGCTGCTGCATCTGATCGATGCCACCTGCGAGCATGCCGGCAAGGCCTACAAGACGGTGCGCAAGGAGCTCGACGCCTATGGCGGGCTCTTGACCGACAAGATCGAGATCGTCGCACTGAACAAGATCGACGCGGTCGAGCCGGACGAATTGAAGAAGCAGAAGGACCGGCTGAAGCGTGCGGCCAAGAAGACGCCGCTGCTGCTCTCCGGCATCACCGGCGATGGCGTCAAGGAAGCCTTGCGCGCGCTCGTCGAGGTGATCGGCGAGGCCCCGGTGTCGGCGAAGGCCAAGAGCGCGGCGGAAGCGGAGCCCTGGTCGGTGTAG